A segment of the Suncus etruscus isolate mSunEtr1 chromosome 7, mSunEtr1.pri.cur, whole genome shotgun sequence genome:
AAGAGGGTGTCAATTCTAAAGAATAATTTGATGATTATACCTCACAGAAGCCATGTTTTCCTGCTATGTAAACTATTGGTCACCCCTTCTTCCTTGCTAACTCAGAATGACTTGCTGatgcataaaaaccctgctctttgAGTGAATAAACAGGCTAAATCCAACCTCCTCTCTTGGTGAGGTCTAGTCACAATCCACTGACTCCTGTGCCCACTCTCGAGGACCCCACTACTGTTCATGTGTCCAGCTACTCTCGCCTAGCCTCAAGCCACccatggcagtagggcatttgccttgcatgtggccaatcatgggtccattcttggcatcccatatggtacccaaggaccaccaggaatgatctctgagcacagagccaggagtatctccggagcaccgctgggtgtggccccgaaaccaaagaaaaaaatttattttctgctttttatttttttcaggacaTCATTTAGTAATATTATAGTTAACCTGACTAGTTTACAAATTGCTAATCTCTGGCCAAAAGTAACTGCAATGctacccttttatttatttatttatttttggattttgggtcatactcggcagcgctcaggagttactcctggctctatgctcagaaatcactcctggcaggctcagggaaccatatgggatgccgggattcaaaccacagtcctgcatgtagggcaaatgccctacctccatgctatctctggcccctacccttATATTTAGTTTATTATCAGAGAAACTGCTTTGGAAAGTTTAGCTAATTGGTGGGCAATTTCTTTGAACAAAAGACCAAGCGTTTTCTTGTTTCATCTTCAAGAACCTTTAggtgaaatttaaaattaagggtgttattttggttttggggccatacccatacgtgctcagaaatcgctcctagcttgcggggggggggggggcaccaaaCCAAAGTCCactctaggttagtgcgtgcaaggcaaatactctactgcttgcgccacctctctggccccaaaattaagtTTTACATTTACGTCCCTGAAAATCCAGAGGAAAAGTTTTCTTGAAATAGTACTGTGATGTGATTGATAGAAAATATATTACCAAAAGTTACATAATTATGAATTTCATATATATGAATGTGCTTATCCATATTTCTAGCTCACAGCTTTCAAATACCTTGAAATCCCCTCAGCTGAGAATAATAAAGGTgccttttacttttcattttttaggccacacccagctatgttcagggcttattcctagctctgcaccctggcagggatcatatggggttctggggactgaacctgggctgATCATATgcaaactccctccccactgtTGTTTGCTCGAGCCCCAAAGGTACCTTGTtatatattaaggaaataaaataaatcccttTGGAAAGCACCTGAGGATCAAGACTAGTTGCCAAGAAAACCAACCTTCAGATTGGGGATTTGGAATTTCCAGCCCCACTCCCACTGTTGAGGGGGATCTGAGGGTGAGCCTGGGGTTTAAGCAAGCTAGAAAGCTGGAATAAAATCTGGGAAAACTCAAGTAGCCTTTCTGATGCTACTGGTGAGTAAACTGGCATCCTGGTTCTGTATGCCATTCCAGTGAATTGGCAAAAAAACAcaaagtgtggggccagagagatagcacagcagtagggcatttgccttgcacacagctgattctggacggacagtggttcgaatctcggcctcccatatggttccctgtgcctgatgggagcattttctgagcacagagccaggagtaacccctgagcaccactgggtgtgacccaaaaaaaacaaacaaaatacacaaagTGGCATTTTCATTAGGCAAGGCTTGTTTATTTACATTTCCCATGAGAATGCAGTATTATCCTTCCTCGAACAAAACTAATACACCATGGAAACCACCTACGGAGGAAGTATTTAATAAGCTTATTTAAATAAACTCTTAAGTAGGAAAAGAAGAATTTGTTTTTACTTAGAAGACTGTAAACTGTTGACAAATATGTTGGTGCAGCTCAGCAACATTTCCTTACTGGAAATATCAGTACAACATTTTTCCAAATTTGGACTTTGAAGCCTCAAAATTCTGTGTCTCCTTTGGCTTGCTTCTCTCTCGATTCTACCCAGGCTTTGTTAATGGTTCGCTTCATATCATCATCTCCATCTTCATAAATTTTCTTCAGAACATTCATCAATCCCTCACTAGGATCTGTCTCAGCGTCATAAGACGGCTTTCTGTTAAAGAGTCAATACAAGTTCTTTCAGTAAATGAGATATATAAGACATATACATATAACTTGTaagtttaaaaatagattatCTACATAAAGAATGACAAATCCATCCACATATACCAGCATACATTTGATGAAACAAAGAGCAGCCACTCAGAACTATGAGGGTACCAGGCAATTCCATTTACTTTTCTAAaccacctcttcttttttttttttttttttgccttgtacacagccaacccaggtttggcccaaaaaactaaaacaaaagttaataaaaatacttcaaattTGACACCTGTTGTGGTGAAATTCACTACCTGACAGAATCCTCTGTAGAAATCAAATCCATAGAGGTGGGTACTGGCTTTGCTGGAAACAGCATAGGACCTACTACTACCTGGGCCCAGGATTAAGGAAATAATACAGGAAGAGGACCAGGgccataaaacatatttaaaaaataacctgaTCCACTCCTCCCCTTCAATTAAGTTTTGACAGTTAAACAGATCAGATACAGGGGTCACAGTGATAGCactatgggtagggcacttgagtTGCCCGGCTGACGTGTTTTACCCCCAGCATATCATAGGGTGCCCGGAGCACTACCAGGAAGTGATTCccaagtgaagagccagaagttagGTGTGAgcataaaatcaaaaataaaataaatagggggctggagagagagcacaaaagtaaggtgtttgccttgcacatggccaacccaggttggacctgggtttgattcccggcattcccctgagcctgccaagagcaatttctgagcgtagagccaagtaacacctgagcgtggctcaaaacaaaaaataaataactagagATCAGATGGGAAACAGGAATTTTCAGTCAGGCAATACAACCTGTATACAGAATAAACAATGAAAAACTTTGATCCCAGCAAAGAAAGATTTAAGAAAAGCAGACATACTCTTTCTCTTTGCAGTCTTTCTCAACCTGAGTCAGGTACTCCCATCGTGTGTTTTCAGCCTTTTTTCTACACATGATAAGAACTGTATCTGTCTTCAcctggaagaaaaggggaaaaactttaaaattgtaGCTTAAGAACAAGTACTTGAGGAAACAATTACTGGCCCAACTTGTCAAAAACCTCTTCTAGCACCAGTAATTCTTTTATGAATTATCCAAGTCCCAACCCTTCTAAAGGAGAAAAATCAAAAGAGGAaccataggggccggagagatagcatggaggtaagacgtttgcctttcatgcagaatgtcattggttcgaatcccggcatcccatatggtcccctgtgcctgccaggagcaatttctggagccaggagtatcccctgagcgctgccgggtgtgacccccaaaaaacaaacaagaaaaaaaaagaggaacataGATGGTTCTGTGTTAAAAGTGCTACCAggaggccggagtggtgacacaagcagtagggcatttgctttgcacgcgctaacctagaacagaccacgttCGTTCCTCTAATTTCAAGGTTTTACAATATGAGAGAGCGAAAAGCATACTTACTTTTTTGGAACTGCCTTCTACAGAGATGGGTTTCAAGAGATTATTCACGATCATGGAGTGATTCTTCCCATTTAGGTTCTTTACCAAAAGATCAAATGACCTGTAACACAACCACGAAGCATTGATTTTGGAACCGTGAACAATAAGCGGTTCTTGGGGGAAGCCTGTTTCGGTTCATCTAACTCCCCCCTTCAGACAAACCACTTTTGAATGAAAAAAGCTCAGACACTACCACGAAGCACAAAATAGGTCAATGCCAAAGTCCCGAGCTCTGTCCCCATATTCTGGGGACTCACCTCTCTGTGAAGTGGACCTGCACGTTCTCAGGGGGCACTTGGTGCACTCCAGTCAGGGTGACGTAGATCTTCACAAACTTATCCGACTGATCCCATCCTAGGAAGAGCAGAAACACAAACAGGCAAGAAAAGTAAAGTGAAAACCCAGtaaaacagaaaggaaacaaaaatctaCTGTCTGGATGCAGACTGTCTTGGCAGATTCTATCACCCACTTGAGCTTCTAGGTCAGAGCAGAGCCGATTCAACTCTTGGCTTCCTGACACATGTTCTTTTTATTCTGTAGAACAAGATATATAATCATTAACAGCATTCTCTGAGTAGCTTACTTCCTGCttccatgaaaattatttttctagttcTGATTTTAATAATTCTTCATTTAATCAGTCTAATCTGTAACGTTTCCTCCTCCTCTAAGCGGCACCAAAAATGCAATCCTAGCCCTTTCAGTTTCTGCCCTGACaaagtttgttgttttttcttttggagtgctatgggcttactcctgggcagggcttggggactatatagggtgctggggatcaaacccagttcaaccacatgcaaaaaagtgccTTAACTGCTATACTCTCTTCAGCCCCCCAAATTCAATTTTTTACCCAAATCTGCTAATGCTATAAACATACCAACCATATCTACTAaatgttatttcatatatatatccaAAACCTCGTATAAATTGTCACACAAAAGACATACTACACCAAGCATTGCCATCAGTAGCCTCAggcataaaatacaataaaaacatatACTTATGTTACTCACTTGGGCCTATAGAATTAAAATGTAGTtgggagtttgtttgtttttggagccacaccgggtggggctcaggagttacccctggctctgtgctaagaaatcgcctttggcaggctggggggcagaggggaaccatatgggatgccggaaatcaaactctGATccctaggttggccgcatgcaaggcaaacccttatctctctggctccctaaaATGTAGTTGTTAATCCAAAAAGCCAGGAGCACTTCATTCCTCCCCATTCCCTCTATGCTTCCTCCACAATAAATTCCTCCCTAAAAATTAGCTCTCAGGACCAGTTTCTTATCTAAGCGCACAATGCTGCCCATTGTGACAAGTTCCCAGTATGAGCAGTGACTGCCCAAGCAGCGGCCTCTGAGCACGTAGTCCCAGCTGTCCTCACTGCACCATGGGTGCCTCCAATCTGCCCTGACTATTTTCCCCTCCAGCTGTAGTCCTGAATTACTTAGAAATAGCAGTGCAGTGAATTATTCAGTAATTCACAATGTGCTGGACAGTGTGGGCATAGGAAAATGAGACTGCCCTATCCAAGGAGAGCCAGTGCCTCTGAGATAAGAAAGGCTAGTCCAGCCACACCCTGTCTGTGCACCAGCAGGTCTGAGTACAGCAGGGGTGCAGACACAGGGTTTCAACCTGTCCTTCTGCAGCCTGAGCTGGCTATGTCCCAAGAAACCAGAGCAGGCATCAATCCCGACTGCTGTTCATTTTGTAAATAGGCTCTAGAATGTACCTAGCATTCCTCTTTAAGGACTAACAGCAAACGCAGAATACTTTTTGAGTGTCAGAGGTCAGGTCGTACCATAATTACAAATCTTCACAGTGTAGCCTGTTGTCATGGGGGCCACCAGAGCAGCCGGCTTTCCATTGTCCCCTTCTGGCTTCTTCTGGGACTGCTGTGTCTTGTTCTTGATTTCTGTTTCGATCTTAGCCTTTTCAGCTGTAAGGGAATCTCGGACTCTCTTTCTAGTGGTCTTTCCCATCAGTTCCTTCACCTCCTCTAGATCTTTCTGTAGCTGTATTAAAAGATATGTTGCCTATCGTAAGTAACTGGTATTTTTGATACTGCATCAAATTACTTCAGATTATTAGAtgggacctggatttgatccctagcattgcaaAAGAAACACAATCTACAAATGTCTGATAACTGTACAGTAATATCCAAAGTACAGTTTGAAAGACTTTATTAGcagttaaaaaatatcaaaaaacaagaaaaaaactcccCATTTTGAGGGTgcctacacccagcggtgctcagcgtTTACCCATGGCTGTGATctgaaaccgctcctggcaggctcaggggaccatatgggatgccagggatcgaacctgggtctgtcctgggtaggccacatgcagggcaaaagctctaccactgtgttatcatatcaccccagcccccaaaactcccagtgttttttgttttgtttttttttggggggggggtcacatctagcagcgctcaggggatcgATCACTCCTCGCTCgtggtagactcgggggaccatatgggatgccagggttcgaactatcgttcttctgcatgcaaggcaaacatcctaccctccatgctatctttccggccccccaaaactccaatttttggggagggtcacacccggcagcgctcaagggttactcctggctctatgctcagaaattgccccggcaggctagggggaccatatgagatgcccggattcgaaccactgtcctgcacgcGAGGCAAACccgctacctccatgctttctctccggcctcAAAAACTCCAATTTTAAACCAAAAATCACCTATTCCCTTACAAGCCCACAACCAAAATGATTTAGAGTTCAAATCGCTTATTTTTACAATGGCTTCAGAAAACTGTAttgaccaactaatcaacatgataaaataaaaattaaagtgtagAGTCCTAAATTCAGCTCCTCCCAGaggggcagtttttttttttcttttggtactaCTGAAAGGAGTAATTAAATTAGTGCTTTCCCGACAGTCCTATGGTGGTGCTCCAGTACTGTCTTTGGTATCCACGATTTGAATCAGGGTTACGACCTCCCATACTATATTAGTTTGGGGGGAGTTTCTTTCCAGCTTTGCTGAGCAATCAGCCAAATGGATTGGATGGCTCAGTGCTAGTGCCAGAGGATGCTGTGCAGTCAGGCCCTGTAGAGAGAACCAGGAAGCTGCTTGTTTGGAGGATCATGTGGTCAAGCCAGGGATAGGTGAGCAAGGAAGGTGTGTCTccatgtttggttttgttttggggccccaagAGCTgtgacttactcctgattctatgttcAGGGACCACATCAAGCCCGGTAGGGCTTCTGGGGACCACAAGGACTgcaggagatggaacccaggccagccacctGCAAATCACTCGCCTTACTTCTGCTGCATCAATTCTCCCCCATggtccctctcccttctcttagCCTCATACTTAGACAGTCTCTCCTGGCATCACCCCAACTTCACTTGTTTTCCTTGTGCAAAATAGAATTGCCCTTTTATTGCCACCCGGACAcagtttaatttttatcttcaaaGTCTTTTCTGGGAAAGCCAAAGTACATCAAAATGGGAGAACCACAAAATTTCTCCAAGAATGTTAGGGACAAACCGCACCGAGCCCAAGAAATGGCATCTGAGGTGGCCAGTCAGTCTTTGGGGAGACAGTAGCTAAGCCACAAAAACATCATCCACACTTCCTGACCACACAGCTGTGCAGGAACTGACGGGCCATGGTGCAGCCATCTTGTTCATTTTCTCACTTCCCACACTGTCCCAAGCACCCCTTCCCCAAAGTCTCAAAACTGGGAAAAGTCGTGGGCAACTAACTACTCACTCTCCTTTGCACCCCCTGGCTTCCCAACCCACAAATCACGCCGAATGAAGTGCAGGCTATCGGTGGAGTATTACTGAGCCTGATAAAATCCTTCTGCCTGTGCCTCAATGAATGGCAGATCCCCAGGATAGTCCAAGAGACCATAGATTAAGATCACGGGCATCTCTTGGGGCGTGGGGGGGGTGTCGCACTGCTGGAGAAAAGGGGCTCAGGGAAGAGACAAGATCAGAAGGGGTTCTCGATGACCCCCAAAGATGGTGCCCCATAGGTGACGGGGATGTGTCTGGCAAAGCCCACGACGGGCAGATGCAGGGCAGGGCGAGCTGCGGGGTCCTGTGCGAGGAGTCGTGATGTTTCTTCGGGGTCGGGAGCTGGCGGTGCGGGCTCGTGTCCGAATCCTGCGGGATGCTTCCAGCTTCCAAGTGAACCCAGATGCCTGGAGGGGCAGGTCACCGTGCAGTACCACCGTCTCCGCCTGACTTGGGCTCGGCTGCTCAGGTTCTAGGCCCGGTGGGGAAGCCCAGAAGAGCGATCAagagagcacagcggggagggcgctgACCTTGCGCGCggccgagcactgccaggagcgaacCCCAAGTgcaatcatccctgagcaccgccgggggtgcCCTAAGAACCCAACAAGCCCAAAAAATACCCTGAagcaggggccggggagatagcacggaggtagggcatttgccttgcatgcagaaggtcgatggttcgaatcccggcatcccatatggtccccggagcctgccaggagcgatttatttgagtgtagagtcaagagtatgtgacccccccgcaaaaaaacaCAACCCTGAAGCCCGGCAGGCCCCGAGTGCACGAACCCCGCGAGTCTGCAGGGACCCCTCCAGGGCTCAGCATCTACTTGGGCCTCATCCCGGATCACGACCCGCTTCCCCACTCGCTCTGCACAATGCGGGGAGAGGGGCTCGATCAGGGGTCCCTGGGCCGCGTCCCGAGCCGAGGCCTGCTCCTTCCTGCATGAGGCCCGGGACCAGGCCCGCAGCCGCCACACGCAGAGCGATCCAGCCTCTCCCGGCCCGGGGCGCGCGCGGGCTCCGCTTACCTCTTCCAGGGCGGAAGCCATGGTCGGCCGGGCACCTGCGCGCTGCAGTGCAGCCGCGCCGGGAGGGCAGGAAGAGCCGCGCCGCCGAACGCACGAGGCGCGTCTGGAACCTTCGCGAGCGAGCCGACGAGCAGGCCCCGCCCACCCCGCGCGTGGCCCCGCCCACCCGCTTCGAGGTCCCGCCCACCCCGGCGTTGACCGTTGAACTCTCGCGAGAAAAGCCGAGAGAGGAGCGTCTCTTTCCGCCCCGCCCCGGCACTGCGGCAGCCTACGCCTCTGATCTGCACGGCGCAGGCGCAGTTGCAGCTTCCGCTGAGCCAGCCCCGGAAGTAAAGGAAGCAAGCCCATTGGCTCCAGACCGGAAGTCGAGCCGACGAGATTTCTCCGCAGTCTCGGGGTCTAGTGTGCAGCCATTTTTATCCTCCGGGAGGAGTGAACCGGAAGGAAGGGGATCAAAACGGGGAAGAGGACCTTCATTGGGGGGGTAATGGGTAAACCCCTAAAGGAATACTTTAAAAGAATAGACCCTGCGCCGAGGGTCTTGGCTCCCGCAGTTCtgtgaggaagaagggaagagacaGCTGCCGTGAAGTTTCGAACGGGACGTAGGGGAAGGAAACCGGAAGTCAGGCGGGGACGGGGTTCGGCTCGAGCTAGGCCGAGGTTTGGTTCTTGGCACTGGTCAGAGGGGTCGGTCCGGCCGCCAGGGGGCGCGCGAGGCGCCGGCTGGTCGCAGATGCGCTCGCTCCCTCCCTGGGCGGGAGGTGCATTGGCCAAAGCCCAGGAGAGAGCCCTGGGTGGATGCATCTTCCGTTGCCCTTTCTTTCCCGCGCCACCAGGGCCTCCCCACCCAAACCACTGGATATCTTCACCCCTGAGCTCCGGGCTCTGCTTCAATGCCGCATAAACACTGCCCTCCCTTACTGTTTCATTCATGCAAAACAAGTTGCCTGGTGTCAGGCTGGTTTGCTTCAGTTCACACAACCCATCCTGTAGCAAGATTTCCTTGTCCAGAATGTTGAGGCCAACCGTTTCTCGCCGCCTCTGCTGCCCCCCCACAAGTTCTTAGCCTCCTAAAAGACTTCTCCACTGCTCTGTGCCATTGACCATTCGCCTCTGAAATTCTCCCCCTTGACCTCCAGTAGCTCCTCAAAGGCTTGGAATGAAGTCTGGGCTTCCTAACATTTATGTAATCCAGGATCTCTCCTGCAGTTAGGTTTCTGCAGAGTTTAGCACCCAGCTCGAAAGACAGGGATTTTGGCTTTCTTTCACCCACTGGACGGCTTTTTCCCTAGGTGATCTCAGATTCTGTTTCACTCTGTTCTCAATCTGAAAGTCACCCCAGGAAGGCTCATCCCAGCTCTGTTTGGGTTGGATGAGAAAAGCAGAAATGTCCAGGAGATGTTAGCCATAAGGGCTACAATAGTGGGGGTCCCTGCGAGTACAAACAGGTAGACTGGAAGGAAACAGTTCTTTTAGGCCTTCTCACCGAATGAGTGCTCAAGGGCTGTCCAAATTCCCTAGGTCACAGTGGTCgacaacctttttttcaactgagccaaatctcgccaaaaccacaattgaaatttattttgaaccacacagggcgcgcactgacaggctaggagcagagtcctgattcctggagcggccgcccggcacacagaagagccaaattaaaagtgtaaagagccacatgtggctcgcaagccgcaggttgccgacctcTGCCCTAGGACAGTCATCGTTCGGTAAACCCAAGTGTTGAGGGCTGGGGGTGTGGCCCCATGATGGATTGTATGAAACCTCCAGCCCATTTCTCAGTTCTTTCACCCCGTGAAATGTCCTTCTGCAGTCACTGGGCTGGCAGGGCAGCTAGACTTATGTGGAGATTTGGGTGTGGGGAACTGGTTTCACTGAGTAGTGCCCATTGGCCAATGCTAAGAAACAAACGGGGTCTGTtgtgtgaaggcaaatgcctttgccTTACTTCCTCTACTGTCTTTCAGGTACtggagatttttatttatttatttttttgttttctatgccatactggtggtgctcaggagtcattcatacctggctgtgttcaggggaccgtttgagatcctgggaattgaagccaagttggcctcatgcaacacaaacacctttgtgctatcactctgccaccCCACCCCGGAAATATTTTTAGTTGCCAAAACTGGGAAAGGACTACCACCAGCTTTTTGGGAGAGGCCAGGGATGTGTACATAGGCATTTCCAAATTCTCCATTCCCAACCCAtctctggcccaaaaatcagTAGTGAAGAGGCATGATCTTGTTTATTTAGGGACTAACACAATAAGCATATGCTAAATAATGCTTAAAAGTTTGGAGCAGGGGGATCTGTGttcctttttgttattttgagacacgcccagctgtgctcaggaatcacttctgctggGCTCTGagtaccatatggatgccagggattgaacccaggtcatctgtgtccATTGATCTGAGTTTTTAATGTACTTGCTAATATATGTTAGGATGAGTTGGGAAGCAGCTGTTAAGAGGTTggtaaaagggccagagagatagcacagcggtaggatgtttgccttgcacgcagctgatccagaacagatggtgattcgaataccagcatcccatatggtcccccatggggGACcaaattgccaggagcaatttctgaacgcagagccaggagtaacccctgaacatcgctgggtgtgaccaaaaaaaaaaaaaaaaggagttggtAAAAAGGCTTGATTTCAAACATTTTCTGTTTATTG
Coding sequences within it:
- the CACYBP gene encoding calcyclin-binding protein; the protein is MASALEELQKDLEEVKELMGKTTRKRVRDSLTAEKAKIETEIKNKTQQSQKKPEGDNGKPAALVAPMTTGYTVKICNYGWDQSDKFVKIYVTLTGVHQVPPENVQVHFTERSFDLLVKNLNGKNHSMIVNNLLKPISVEGSSKKVKTDTVLIMCRKKAENTRWEYLTQVEKDCKEKEKPSYDAETDPSEGLMNVLKKIYEDGDDDMKRTINKAWVESREKQAKGDTEF